The Halomicronema hongdechloris C2206 genome includes a window with the following:
- a CDS encoding S9 family peptidase, which translates to MTALAQETWQEPPDPIATMLDTPWYPGVQISPNHDWLLRLDRPLLPRLAELARPRLRLAGLQLNPVTRGPAMPYAFQGLEIQNIATGERQSIALPAHDGLRNLRWSPEGNYLAFSLDQPTGIELWVVDLARGKAWPLTPPLLNNTYGSPCRWISETAGLLCKLVPPDQGEPPVPTPVPRGPRVEQNLGREAPARTYTNLLDTPDDEALFEYYLTSVLARVTLKGDRISLSDTQMIQSAVPSPDGEWILLTTIQRPFSYQVPARLFPKRLTVLDSSGRERYHVADLPLADDIPVSFDSVRRGRRIVHWRSDQPASLYWVEALDGGDASQESVSRDAVWQLPAPFTDEPQRLWTTDLRYRRILWGHGTLALAVETWYDSRRIRVWRLNPAQPQAEPVLLDDRDYQDRYNDPGQPMLTPGPYHRRVLMLAPDGESLYLRGRGASPEGVYPFLDRWHLPSQEKTRLWQAADPYYETVVSLLNPEGTQIITRRESPRETPNYWRRDLATGETTALTAFTDPRPWYRDVDPEVIRYRRADGVMLSATLYLPPGHDPLRDGPLPTVLWAYPQEYKSREAAAQVTTAENAFRRPYAYTPLFLLTQGYAVVMGPTMPIIGEGETEPNDTYVQQLTQSAAAVVEYLVDQGVSRRDQLAIAGHSYGAFTVANLLAHTDLFRAGIANSGAYNRTLTPFGFQGEQRTFWQAPDAYMTMSPFTHAAQITEPLLLIHGAEDENVGTYPIQSERLYGAMKGLGGTVRWVELPLEGHSYESREAIGHVLWEMTRWLDRHVKGEGNTP; encoded by the coding sequence ATGACTGCTCTGGCTCAAGAGACTTGGCAAGAGCCCCCCGACCCCATCGCCACCATGCTGGATACCCCCTGGTATCCGGGCGTGCAGATTTCCCCCAACCATGACTGGTTGCTGCGGTTGGACCGTCCCCTGTTGCCGCGTTTAGCAGAATTAGCCCGGCCGCGGCTGCGGCTGGCAGGCCTACAGCTGAATCCAGTGACCCGGGGGCCCGCCATGCCCTATGCCTTCCAGGGGCTGGAGATCCAGAATATTGCCACCGGTGAGCGGCAATCGATTGCGTTGCCCGCCCATGACGGGCTGCGTAACCTGCGTTGGTCCCCCGAGGGCAACTACTTGGCCTTTAGCCTAGATCAGCCCACGGGGATTGAACTGTGGGTGGTGGATTTGGCCCGGGGTAAGGCCTGGCCATTGACGCCGCCGCTACTGAACAACACCTATGGCTCCCCTTGCCGCTGGATTTCGGAGACCGCCGGACTGCTGTGTAAGCTAGTACCGCCGGATCAGGGGGAGCCGCCAGTGCCAACGCCGGTGCCGCGGGGGCCACGGGTAGAGCAGAATCTGGGTCGCGAGGCGCCGGCTCGCACCTATACGAATTTGCTGGATACTCCCGATGACGAAGCCCTATTCGAATACTATCTGACCTCGGTGCTGGCCCGGGTGACCCTGAAGGGCGACCGCATCTCCCTGAGCGACACCCAGATGATTCAATCGGCGGTGCCCTCCCCAGACGGTGAGTGGATCTTGTTGACTACCATCCAACGGCCGTTTTCCTACCAGGTGCCGGCCCGCCTCTTCCCCAAGCGCCTTACCGTACTCGATAGCAGCGGCCGAGAACGCTACCATGTAGCCGATTTGCCCCTGGCCGATGACATTCCGGTCAGCTTCGACTCCGTGCGCCGAGGCCGCCGCATTGTCCATTGGCGCTCTGACCAGCCAGCCAGCCTCTATTGGGTGGAGGCCCTAGATGGGGGCGATGCCAGCCAGGAGAGTGTCAGCCGCGATGCCGTCTGGCAATTGCCGGCCCCCTTTACTGATGAGCCCCAACGGCTCTGGACTACTGACTTGCGCTATCGCCGCATCCTTTGGGGCCATGGGACCCTGGCCTTGGCGGTGGAAACCTGGTACGACAGCCGCCGGATTCGGGTCTGGCGCTTGAATCCAGCGCAGCCACAGGCAGAGCCGGTGCTGCTGGATGATCGGGATTATCAAGACCGCTACAACGATCCAGGACAACCGATGCTGACCCCAGGCCCCTATCACCGGCGAGTGCTGATGCTGGCCCCTGATGGGGAGAGCCTCTATCTGCGCGGTCGTGGTGCCTCTCCCGAGGGCGTGTATCCCTTTCTAGACCGGTGGCATCTGCCCAGCCAGGAAAAGACGCGGCTGTGGCAAGCCGCCGATCCCTACTACGAGACGGTGGTGAGTCTGCTGAATCCCGAGGGCACCCAAATCATTACCCGGCGGGAGTCGCCCCGGGAGACGCCCAACTACTGGCGGCGCGATCTGGCCACCGGCGAGACCACGGCATTGACAGCCTTCACCGATCCGCGTCCCTGGTACCGAGATGTAGACCCAGAGGTGATTCGCTACCGACGGGCCGATGGGGTGATGCTGTCGGCTACCTTGTATTTACCGCCGGGCCATGACCCGCTCAGGGATGGCCCGCTGCCTACAGTGCTGTGGGCCTATCCCCAGGAATATAAGAGTCGCGAGGCGGCAGCCCAGGTGACCACCGCTGAGAATGCCTTTCGTCGTCCCTATGCCTATACGCCTCTGTTTCTGCTGACCCAGGGCTATGCCGTGGTGATGGGACCGACGATGCCCATCATCGGCGAGGGGGAGACGGAACCCAATGATACCTATGTGCAACAACTGACCCAGAGTGCGGCGGCGGTGGTGGAGTATTTGGTGGATCAAGGGGTCAGTCGTCGTGATCAACTTGCGATCGCAGGTCATTCCTACGGCGCCTTCACGGTGGCCAACCTGCTAGCCCACACCGATCTATTCCGGGCGGGCATCGCCAACAGCGGCGCCTACAACCGCACCCTCACCCCCTTCGGCTTCCAGGGAGAACAGCGCACCTTCTGGCAGGCCCCCGACGCCTACATGACCATGTCCCCCTTCACCCACGCGGCCCAGATCACCGAACCGCTGCTGTTGATCCATGGCGCCGAGGACGAAAACGTGGGCACCTACCCGATCCAGAGTGAACGGCTCTATGGGGCCATGAAAGGGCTAGGGGGCACCGTGCGCTGGGTGGAATTGCCCCTGGAAGGCCACAGTTACGAATCTCGGGAAGCCATCGGGCACGTGCTGTGGGAGATGACCCGCTGGCTAGATCGCCACGTCAAAGGCGAAGGCAACACTCCCTAG
- a CDS encoding DUF3146 family protein: MSSCHRLPETTAYVRITRQSWSQGRLEGEVRANEYEWQFKWRFRQGKLTIEPSLGRALIQEPLGRFLERFDYQLEPGGDYSFTIRASL; this comes from the coding sequence GTGTCTTCCTGCCACCGCCTGCCCGAGACCACGGCCTATGTTCGCATTACCCGCCAATCCTGGAGTCAGGGTCGGCTGGAGGGAGAAGTACGGGCGAATGAGTATGAATGGCAGTTTAAATGGCGCTTCCGTCAGGGCAAATTGACGATAGAGCCGTCTTTAGGACGAGCCCTGATTCAAGAGCCCTTGGGCCGTTTTCTCGAGCGCTTTGATTATCAGCTGGAACCTGGAGGCGATTATTCATTTACCATCCGTGCTTCGCTGTGA
- a CDS encoding pyridoxal-phosphate-dependent aminotransferase family protein, with amino-acid sequence MDDKMMLMIPGPTPVPEQVLLAMAKHPMGHRSGEFSQIVAEATENLKWLHQTQNDVLILTASGTGAMEAGIINFLSAGDRVLVGDNGKFGNRWAQVARAYGLAVQAITAEWGKPLDPEAFRTALEADTQKQIKAVIVTHSETSTGVLNDLKTINRHVKAHGEALIIVDAVTSLGACSVPVDEWGLDVVGSGSQKGYMIPPGLSFLSVSPKAWAAYETATLPKYYLDLGPYRKNAAKQTTPFTPPVNLFFALQAALTMMKAEGLEAIFARHDRHKRATRAAVKAMNLPLLGPDDVASPAITAVLPQQVEAEKIRSVMKKQFDIALAGGQEHLKGKIFRIGHLGFVCDRNILAATSSLEATLMQLGYDQFNPGAGVAAASAVLNS; translated from the coding sequence ATGGATGACAAGATGATGTTGATGATTCCGGGACCTACACCGGTTCCAGAACAGGTACTTCTGGCGATGGCGAAGCATCCCATGGGCCACCGCAGTGGTGAATTTAGCCAGATCGTGGCAGAGGCGACTGAGAACCTCAAGTGGCTGCACCAGACCCAGAATGATGTGCTGATTCTAACGGCCAGTGGTACCGGGGCCATGGAAGCTGGCATCATCAACTTCCTCAGTGCGGGAGATCGGGTCCTAGTGGGGGACAATGGCAAGTTTGGCAACCGTTGGGCCCAGGTAGCCCGAGCCTATGGCTTAGCGGTGCAGGCAATTACGGCGGAATGGGGAAAACCCCTGGATCCCGAGGCTTTTCGCACGGCCTTGGAGGCCGATACCCAAAAGCAAATTAAGGCGGTGATTGTCACCCATAGCGAGACCTCCACTGGTGTGCTCAACGATCTGAAGACGATCAATCGCCACGTCAAAGCCCATGGCGAAGCCCTGATTATTGTCGATGCCGTCACCAGTCTGGGGGCTTGCAGCGTGCCGGTAGATGAGTGGGGCCTGGATGTGGTAGGCTCCGGTTCCCAAAAGGGCTATATGATTCCGCCGGGGTTGTCGTTTCTGTCGGTGAGTCCCAAGGCGTGGGCGGCTTACGAGACGGCAACGCTGCCGAAGTATTATCTGGATTTAGGCCCCTATCGCAAGAATGCGGCCAAACAGACCACGCCATTTACGCCGCCGGTGAATCTCTTCTTCGCCCTGCAAGCGGCCTTAACCATGATGAAGGCCGAGGGTTTAGAGGCCATCTTTGCCCGTCATGATCGCCACAAGCGCGCGACTCGAGCAGCTGTGAAGGCGATGAATCTGCCGTTGTTGGGGCCCGATGATGTGGCCAGTCCGGCCATTACGGCCGTGCTCCCTCAGCAGGTGGAGGCCGAGAAAATTCGTTCGGTGATGAAGAAACAGTTCGATATTGCCTTGGCTGGAGGGCAAGAGCATCTGAAGGGCAAGATCTTTCGGATTGGCCATCTGGGGTTTGTGTGCGATCGCAACATTCTGGCCGCCACCAGTTCCTTGGAAGCCACCCTGATGCAACTAGGCTATGACCAATTCAACCCCGGGGCAGGGGTGGCGGCAGCCAGTGCGGTACTCAACAGCTAA
- a CDS encoding type II toxin-antitoxin system VapC family toxin, translating into MAVLLDTHTVLWYFASDPRLTSTTRDIIDAKENLFFSIASLWEISIKLNIGKLQLTSPFDEILIRLNFINAEILPIKVEDAKTYMNLPLHPDHRDPFDRILVVQAMNNSLDIVSRDDKFDRYPIHRIWA; encoded by the coding sequence ATGGCAGTACTTTTAGATACCCATACTGTACTTTGGTACTTTGCTTCTGACCCAAGACTGACTAGCACAACTAGAGACATCATTGACGCTAAAGAGAACCTATTCTTCAGTATTGCTAGCTTGTGGGAAATCTCTATCAAGTTGAATATTGGAAAACTGCAGTTAACCTCACCGTTTGACGAAATTTTAATTCGACTGAATTTTATCAACGCTGAGATCTTACCCATAAAGGTAGAAGATGCAAAAACTTACATGAATCTGCCACTGCACCCCGATCACCGTGATCCCTTCGATCGAATTTTGGTAGTTCAAGCCATGAATAATTCGTTGGATATTGTCAGCAGGGATGACAAGTTTGATCGGTACCCGATTCATCGGATATGGGCCTGA
- a CDS encoding DUF192 domain-containing protein — MQAQIGSRLGHWRLPDYPGILLGLWFGLMGCTASPEQMGQSSPDLSPSTTEPPAVASTPTESDLGQHLPVTATAILADSYHIDLEVAATSQQQAFGLMYRSPLPDDRGMLFPFDPPRPVSFWMKNVPGSLDMIFIYQGEIKAIASNVPPCDTSPCPTYGPERQVVDAVIELRGGRAAELGLQVGDSVTITFLDS, encoded by the coding sequence ATGCAGGCTCAAATAGGATCCCGCCTAGGCCACTGGCGTCTGCCTGACTATCCGGGCATATTGCTGGGGCTATGGTTTGGCCTCATGGGCTGCACCGCATCTCCTGAGCAAATGGGTCAGTCTTCTCCCGATCTCTCACCCTCGACGACGGAGCCACCGGCGGTTGCCTCTACGCCTACCGAGTCTGACTTGGGACAACACTTGCCAGTTACGGCAACGGCTATTTTGGCAGACTCTTATCACATTGACTTAGAGGTCGCCGCAACGTCTCAACAGCAGGCTTTCGGCCTCATGTATCGCTCTCCGCTGCCCGATGACCGCGGCATGCTATTCCCGTTCGACCCGCCGCGACCGGTGAGTTTTTGGATGAAGAATGTCCCCGGCTCCCTCGACATGATTTTCATCTATCAGGGAGAAATCAAAGCGATCGCATCTAATGTTCCCCCCTGCGACACCTCCCCTTGCCCTACCTATGGTCCAGAGCGACAGGTAGTCGATGCGGTGATTGAACTGCGGGGTGGGCGTGCTGCCGAACTAGGATTGCAGGTGGGCGATTCCGTCACGATTACCTTTCTAGATTCCTAG
- a CDS encoding DNA translocase FtsK produces the protein MSSLSVSKIRLAFECPRLLYLGHHFGGMTMFLPAAGPTGIGKIFHQLSDQFVKQLRSEPTFQHLLTPEAQTLDVEGIAQQLQQRLYQSHFFPYLQGAIAEDPSKAQALHQLWQGLQGLIRRWAQLLVSNRRFCSPKEVIAKTFIAQELKVKYEFTLPDGSHQLVQGQFDSLVYDFAQHRLCVVEYKTYQSPEPSAQLAQVALYGYMLREKIGVPIDSAVYSVLPDWQEQIYSWQQLEAAVHQLIPQKLQQIRDWLAWQPHQGEPPPKAVQLELCNICPQFKKCQTYFEPQATVPPVQPGQLPPPPPPGPKPPEPKPTSPTVEVDAIAAHLVRTLESFGVGVDLQGVALAPAFLRVKLKPQLGVKVNSILRLTDDLRVQLGLTAPPMIAPQAGYVSVDLPHPDRQTAQFNEYITPQKLPVTAPVQIAIGVNLEGNLVEADLSDPNTCHFLVGGTTGSGKSEFLRSLLLSLLVRHSPEQLQIALVDPKRVTFPEFETIPWLRQPIVKNTEGAIALMDSLMDEMDHRYQRFEQNRCSDLSRYNQQASSPMPRIVCIFDEYADFMAEKDSRTALEQSIKRLGAMARAAGIHLIIATQRPDAKVVTPLIRSNLPGRVALRTASAADSAIILGGKQGEAVNLLGKGDLLYLRGAQLLRLQSLFAPIIQL, from the coding sequence ATGTCTTCCCTCAGTGTCAGTAAAATTCGTCTTGCCTTTGAGTGTCCCCGCCTGTTGTATCTGGGGCATCACTTCGGTGGCATGACCATGTTTTTGCCCGCAGCAGGTCCCACAGGCATTGGCAAAATCTTTCATCAGCTGTCAGACCAGTTTGTCAAGCAGTTGCGCTCAGAACCGACCTTCCAGCATCTCTTGACTCCAGAGGCGCAAACCCTTGACGTTGAAGGCATTGCCCAGCAATTGCAGCAACGGCTCTATCAGAGCCACTTTTTTCCCTACTTGCAGGGGGCGATTGCTGAAGACCCTAGTAAAGCCCAGGCCCTGCATCAACTGTGGCAAGGGTTGCAGGGATTGATCCGGCGATGGGCGCAACTATTGGTGAGCAATCGCCGCTTCTGCAGTCCAAAAGAGGTGATTGCCAAGACCTTCATAGCCCAGGAATTGAAAGTCAAATATGAGTTCACCCTCCCCGATGGCAGCCATCAACTTGTGCAAGGCCAATTTGACAGCCTGGTGTATGACTTCGCGCAGCACCGTCTCTGTGTGGTGGAGTACAAAACCTATCAATCGCCAGAGCCCTCGGCCCAATTGGCCCAGGTAGCCCTCTATGGCTATATGCTACGGGAAAAAATTGGTGTGCCCATTGATTCTGCTGTTTATAGTGTGCTGCCAGACTGGCAAGAGCAGATCTATTCCTGGCAGCAGTTAGAAGCGGCGGTGCATCAGCTGATTCCCCAAAAGTTGCAACAAATCCGCGATTGGTTAGCCTGGCAGCCCCATCAGGGGGAACCACCACCGAAAGCGGTGCAGTTGGAGCTCTGTAATATTTGTCCGCAATTCAAAAAATGTCAGACCTATTTCGAGCCCCAAGCAACAGTGCCACCGGTTCAACCAGGCCAGTTACCGCCACCGCCGCCACCTGGGCCGAAGCCGCCTGAGCCTAAGCCCACGTCCCCCACTGTAGAAGTAGATGCCATCGCGGCCCATCTGGTCCGTACCCTGGAGTCCTTTGGGGTGGGTGTAGACCTGCAGGGGGTGGCCCTGGCCCCGGCCTTTTTGCGGGTGAAATTGAAACCTCAATTAGGGGTCAAGGTCAACTCTATCCTGCGGCTAACTGACGATCTGCGGGTGCAATTGGGTCTCACGGCTCCGCCCATGATTGCTCCCCAGGCGGGCTATGTCAGTGTGGATTTACCCCACCCCGATCGGCAAACCGCCCAGTTTAACGAGTACATAACGCCCCAAAAGCTGCCCGTCACTGCTCCGGTACAGATTGCCATTGGTGTGAACCTGGAAGGCAATCTAGTGGAAGCTGATTTGTCCGATCCCAATACCTGCCATTTTTTGGTGGGAGGCACCACTGGCAGTGGTAAGAGTGAATTCTTGCGATCGCTTCTACTCAGCCTACTGGTGCGCCATTCTCCCGAGCAGTTGCAGATTGCTCTGGTGGACCCCAAGCGAGTTACCTTCCCGGAATTTGAGACCATTCCCTGGTTGCGCCAGCCCATTGTTAAAAATACCGAGGGTGCGATCGCACTGATGGACTCCCTCATGGACGAAATGGACCATCGCTATCAGCGCTTCGAACAGAATCGCTGCTCCGACCTCAGCCGCTATAACCAACAAGCCAGCTCTCCTATGCCTCGTATTGTCTGCATATTCGACGAATATGCAGACTTCATGGCTGAAAAAGACAGTCGCACGGCTCTAGAGCAAAGCATCAAACGACTCGGGGCCATGGCCCGCGCTGCCGGTATTCATCTGATCATCGCCACCCAACGACCCGATGCCAAGGTAGTTACCCCCTTGATTCGCTCCAACTTACCCGGTCGCGTTGCCCTCAGAACCGCCAGCGCAGCCGATTCCGCCATTATCCTGGGAGGTAAACAGGGAGAAGCCGTCAACCTGCTGGGCAAAGGCGACTTGCTCTACCTGAGGGGGGCGCAACTGCTACGGCTCCAAAGCCTCTTTGCACCTATCATTCAGCTCTAG
- a CDS encoding DUF2949 domain-containing protein, whose protein sequence is MISNNHSGLIQFLQEELSISSSSIQVALRHCEQDPGPLPMVLWQYGLITLEQLEKVYDWMETA, encoded by the coding sequence GTGATTAGCAATAACCACTCAGGCTTAATCCAGTTCTTGCAGGAAGAACTGTCGATCTCGTCATCATCCATTCAGGTGGCCCTGCGACACTGTGAACAGGATCCAGGACCATTGCCCATGGTGCTGTGGCAGTATGGTTTGATCACCCTGGAACAACTTGAGAAGGTTTATGACTGGATGGAAACGGCTTAA
- the nblR gene encoding response regulator transcription factor NblR, translating to MDTTAAASGPQVLVVESNLDLAQQISLDLQEAGYETALAHEIDTGLRQAHTLKPALIVIDRMLGNESGLSICQSLRGEGLRTPMVLLTARDSLEDRVACLEAGADDYFLKPYRTDAFLKAVQLYLQPTGAAGEHLRFGELILDLTHRTARRSGRLIDLTMKEFELLRYLMEHPREVLSREQILENVWGYDFMGESNVIEVYVRYLRLKIDGENEKRLIQTVRGVGYVLREG from the coding sequence ATGGATACGACAGCAGCCGCATCGGGCCCCCAAGTGCTGGTGGTTGAATCCAATCTGGATCTAGCGCAGCAGATTAGCCTAGATCTACAAGAGGCTGGCTATGAAACGGCCCTGGCCCATGAAATTGACACGGGTCTACGGCAAGCCCATACCTTGAAGCCAGCGCTCATCGTCATCGATCGGATGTTGGGCAATGAGTCGGGGTTATCGATATGTCAGAGCCTGCGAGGAGAAGGCTTGCGTACGCCTATGGTGTTGCTCACGGCTCGCGATTCCCTGGAAGATCGGGTCGCTTGCCTGGAGGCAGGGGCCGACGATTATTTTTTGAAGCCGTACCGCACTGATGCCTTTCTGAAGGCAGTGCAGCTCTATCTACAACCAACTGGTGCGGCAGGAGAACACCTGCGGTTTGGCGAACTAATTCTAGATTTAACTCACCGTACTGCCCGACGAAGTGGTCGGCTCATCGATCTGACCATGAAAGAATTTGAATTGCTCCGCTACCTGATGGAGCATCCCCGCGAGGTCCTCAGTCGAGAGCAAATTCTAGAAAATGTCTGGGGCTACGATTTCATGGGTGAGTCGAATGTGATCGAAGTGTATGTTCGCTACTTGCGCCTGAAGATAGACGGAGAAAATGAAAAACGATTGATTCAAACCGTCCGGGGCGTTGGCTACGTATTGCGGGAAGGCTAG
- a CDS encoding alpha/beta fold hydrolase — MTTILVQGIEINVITAGAGAPILFLHGNPDSAQVWDGVIEHLQANFRCIAIDLPGFGASGPGDEFDVSLENLAAFVDEVVDALKLEPPIHLVVHDIGGPFGLAWAVRHPQRVRGIGILNTIFSSDYRWHFFGRIWRTPILGELSWLLFNRWLFTLVMQKSNPRLTRAQIQRTYDNFDAPMRRMILRFYRAADPEDFQGWEEELQTVLQQVPAWVLWGDQDPYIPARFADQFGAQQVHHVPEGGHWLMLERPQWMAATLADLFVAAS; from the coding sequence ATGACAACTATTCTGGTTCAGGGCATTGAGATCAACGTCATCACAGCTGGGGCAGGAGCGCCCATTCTCTTTCTCCACGGCAACCCCGATTCGGCCCAGGTGTGGGATGGAGTGATAGAGCATTTGCAGGCCAATTTTCGCTGCATTGCCATCGATCTGCCGGGGTTTGGGGCCTCGGGGCCGGGGGATGAGTTCGACGTGAGTCTCGAAAACTTGGCCGCCTTCGTAGACGAGGTGGTAGACGCCTTGAAACTGGAGCCGCCCATTCACCTGGTGGTCCATGACATTGGCGGTCCCTTCGGCCTGGCCTGGGCGGTGCGTCATCCCCAGCGAGTCAGGGGCATTGGCATTCTCAATACCATCTTTTCCAGTGACTATCGCTGGCATTTCTTCGGTCGCATCTGGCGTACTCCGATCCTGGGGGAGCTGAGCTGGCTGTTGTTCAACCGCTGGCTGTTCACTCTAGTGATGCAGAAGAGTAATCCCCGGCTCACTCGAGCGCAGATTCAGCGCACCTACGACAACTTCGATGCCCCCATGCGGCGGATGATTCTGCGGTTTTACCGGGCCGCCGATCCCGAAGACTTTCAGGGCTGGGAAGAGGAGTTACAGACGGTGCTGCAGCAGGTGCCGGCCTGGGTGCTCTGGGGGGACCAAGATCCCTACATTCCAGCCCGCTTTGCCGATCAGTTTGGGGCGCAGCAGGTACACCACGTCCCTGAGGGAGGCCATTGGCTAATGCTGGAGCGCCCCCAGTGGATGGCGGCTACTCTGGCGGACCTGTTTGTGGCTGCTAGCTAG
- the vapB gene encoding type II toxin-antitoxin system VapB family antitoxin, translating into MVKPVILEKLEALPESMQAEVLHYIEFLLEKHLKSAGDTLHELRQDLANSTEEEAEKRYGYGSLADQITMSDDFDEPLDDLVEYM; encoded by the coding sequence ATGGTAAAACCCGTGATTTTAGAAAAGCTAGAGGCGCTACCTGAGTCAATGCAAGCCGAAGTGCTGCACTACATTGAGTTTCTCTTGGAAAAGCATCTGAAAAGCGCAGGGGACACTCTGCATGAATTGCGGCAGGACTTAGCTAATTCCACTGAGGAAGAGGCTGAAAAACGATATGGGTATGGCAGTCTGGCAGATCAGATTACTATGTCCGATGACTTCGATGAACCGTTAGATGACTTAGTCGAGTACATGTAA
- a CDS encoding NAD(+) kinase, with product MPKVGIIYNDIKPTACEVALEWQEKLAASGYTVCLATGMGGILGYSSPERPICHTPIESLVPPDFDADMAFALVLGGDGTVLSAFRQLAPIGIPLLTINTGHMGFLTEAYLNQLPQAIDQVLAGNYTVEERGMLSVQLFHQNQLTWEALCLNEIVLHREPLTSMCHFEVEVGSHAPVDIAADGIIISTPTGSTAYSLSAGGPVITPGLPATQLIPICPHSLASRGLVFPDTDPVTVRSANPDPLVMVADGNAGCYVLPKDCIRTQRAPYSAHFIRLRQPEFFKVLREKLGWGLPHIAKPTSVELP from the coding sequence GTGCCCAAGGTCGGCATCATCTATAACGACATCAAGCCCACGGCATGTGAGGTGGCATTAGAGTGGCAGGAGAAACTTGCTGCCTCGGGATACACCGTGTGTCTGGCCACGGGTATGGGTGGTATCTTAGGCTACTCCAGCCCGGAACGGCCCATCTGTCATACCCCGATCGAGAGTTTGGTTCCCCCCGATTTCGATGCCGACATGGCCTTCGCCCTGGTATTAGGGGGAGACGGCACCGTATTATCAGCCTTTCGCCAATTGGCGCCGATTGGCATTCCCTTACTTACCATCAATACGGGTCACATGGGCTTTTTAACCGAAGCCTACCTGAATCAGCTACCCCAGGCCATCGATCAGGTGCTGGCGGGCAACTACACCGTGGAAGAACGGGGCATGCTGTCTGTGCAGCTGTTTCACCAGAATCAGCTGACTTGGGAGGCGCTCTGCTTAAACGAAATTGTGCTGCATCGAGAACCCCTCACCAGCATGTGCCATTTCGAAGTCGAGGTTGGTAGCCACGCCCCCGTAGATATCGCCGCTGATGGCATTATTATTTCAACACCCACCGGGTCCACTGCCTATTCACTGTCAGCGGGCGGCCCTGTGATCACCCCTGGGTTGCCCGCTACCCAACTGATTCCTATCTGTCCTCACTCCCTAGCCTCGCGGGGGCTGGTGTTTCCCGATACGGATCCGGTGACGGTGCGCTCTGCCAACCCCGATCCCTTAGTGATGGTGGCAGATGGCAATGCCGGTTGCTATGTTTTGCCCAAAGATTGCATACGTACCCAACGAGCTCCTTACTCGGCTCACTTTATCCGGCTGCGTCAGCCCGAGTTCTTCAAAGTGCTGCGGGAAAAATTGGGGTGGGGGTTACCTCACATCGCCAAACCGACGTCGGTTGAGCTACCCTAG